The sequence AATAATTGCCGCCAAGTAAATCCAAAACATAAACGATTTCCTCCCTTTTCTCTATCAATCATGCCCCAGCGTGATTGCCTCTGGATTTTTTTCGAGCAAGCCCGAAAAACTCACCTGAAAATCCGTGACATCCGCGGGCCCCGACAGGATGTCGGTCATGCAGCCGTTGCCACAGGACGTGGCGTACTTAGGTTGCCTTCCGTTTATCTGAATTTAGCAGGATTTTAGGCTGCTGCTGAATTCAGATAAATCTATTCTATAACGGGAGCGCAGCTACTGCAACTTTTTACTTTGGTAATATAGTAGTTGTTGCCACTCTTCTCCTCCACACCCAACAAGCAAGCAAGATACAAGCAATTGACAACCAGAACGTAAAATAACCGATTTGGTTCATGTATTTCATCAAATCTCCATAGATAGGCATTTGCCCAAAAACATAGTCGATGACATCATTGTGAAGCGTCCAGACAGCTGCTATCGCAATATGGACGAAGCCGAACCGATACAGAGAACTATATAGCACAGCTTGTACAGCCATCGCAAAATGAGACCCAACAAGCATCCAACCAACTGGGCTAAGTTCACCTGTCTCGATAAGCGTCAAAATATTCATAACCACCGCCCAAAGACCATACTTAACGAGCGTAATAAGCGCCAGTGCCTCCATCAGCTTGAAATTCCGTCCAATCAGCCAGCCGATAATCGCCAGCGTAAAAAACAAACTCGCTGTCGGACTATCCGGAACAAAAATCCAAAACTTCGGCTCAGTTATTTCCAACTGCCACATATACCAATCATAACCATACACCGTACCCAATAAATTGATAAATAATAAAATCCAAAGAAACGACTTATGTGAAAGTATGAGCCAAACCCTCTGCAATAAACTCATAGCACCTCTCCCTTTAAAAATCCGTGACATCCGCCGGAGGCTTTCACCTTTATTTAGCAAGTATTTTGAATACCCTCTGAATAAAGATGTAATCTTAATATGTATACAAAAAAGAGTCAGTTTCCTGACTCTTTTACGTTATATTACTTACTCGCTTTTCAGACCCTCGATGAACTCAGCAAGAACTTGGAGCTCTTCATCTGTCCCATCAAATAAGCCCGGAGCCATATCTCCTTGACCATCATGAACAATCGTCACGATTTGGTCAGCAGTCAAACCAGTATTTACTAATGGCTTACCGAGACCACCTTCGAACGAATTACCATGACAACTCACACATGAAGCACCTGCATAGATTTGATAACCTTCAGACTCCGTATCAAATACAACTTCTTCACGAATTGCACCTTGAATTTTTTGTTGTTCCCAGTCATGGTTCACAACAGATTCCCATGTCAAATAGAACATAGCAGCAAATGAAAGTAGCATAAATGCTGTTGGAAGTGGACGTTTGAATGGACGACGTTCTTTCGACGTATCCATAAATGGTACAAGCATCAATGCGCCAAATGCTAGTCCTGGCATAACAAGTGCACCAATAATATTATAAGGTCCAGAAGCAAATTCATACTTCAGTAACTGATACATGGAAAGGAAGTACCAGTCCGGAACAGGCATATACATTGTATCCGTTGGGTCCGCTTGACGTTCTAGCGGAGACGGATGGGCAACTGTTAATATTAAATATCCGATCAAGAAAACGGCACCAATCATCCATTCCTTCAAAAGGAAGTTTGGCCAAAAAGCTTCTGTTTTCCCCGGATATTCCGAGTAATCTTTCGGGACGTTCGGCATTTTGTTGGTAGCCTTAATGCGCGAATCTCCGACAAATTTCATCCCTTTTCCGCGTTGCATGGTGTCCCCTCCTTTACTATCTCTTTAAAATTCGTTCCCTCTTATAGAGGTCCAGAAATACCTTGTCTTCTGATCATGATAAAGTGTGCTGCAAGCAACCCAAGCAAAGCAGCTGGTAGGAAGAATACATGAATCGCGAAGAAACGCGTCAATGTTTGTGCACCTAGAATCGTTGAATCCCCTGCAAGCAGGATTTTAATCGATTCTCCAATGAATGGAACAGAAGCTGCAATTTCGATTCCTACTTTCGTAGCGAATACTGCTTTCATATCCCATGGCAATAGATAACCAGTGAAACCAAGTCCAAGCATAACCATAAAGATCAATACTCCGACAACCCAGTTCAGTTCACGTGGTTTCTTATAAGAACCTGTGAAGAAGACACGTAACGTATGTAGGAACATCATAACGATTACAAGTGATGCTCCCCAATGGTGCATCCCACGCACAATCTCACCGAATGCTACTTCATTTTGAAGGTAATAAACGGATTTCCATGCATTTTCAATGTCCGGTGTGTAATACATTGTAAGGAACATACCGGAAAGAATCTGGATAACCGTGACGAAAAACGTCAGTCCTCCGAAACAATAGATGAATGCAGAAAAGTGATGTGCAGGGTTTACGTGCTCAGGTACTTCGTGGTCAGCGATATCCCGCCATATCGGGGTGATATCCAACCGTTCGTCAACCCAATCATAAATTTTATTTAGCACTTCGGTCGTACCCCCTTACAATTTTAAACTAATGTGTTCGGTTTTGTTACTCCGAGATACACGAATCCGTCTACGACATTAACTTCATACTCGTCAAGAGGTCCTGTTGGCGGTGTTCCTGGCACGTTTTTACCATCTTTCGTATAGCGTCCGGCGTGACATGGACAGAAGAACAAATCAGGGTGCTTCTCGTCACCAGCCCAGTTCACCGTACAGCCAAGATGCTTACAAACAGGTGAAAGTGCAACAACTTTGTCGCCTTCTTTATAAACCCAAGCCGTGTTTGACACGTCGGATTTATACCAGCCATCTTTTCGATCCTTAATTGTGAAGTCGACACGAACTGGCATATCCGTAAGGTCGGCCACCTTTTGCGAAGTTGGTATGAAATCTCCTCCACTAGACTCCTGCAAGACAGGGTCAATCGCAAAACGAATCATCGGCATTAGCATTGCAGATGCCATAAATCCACCAGTCCCCATAAGTGTATAACTCATGAATTGGCGTCGTGACACTTTGTTGCTCATCAATTTCCCTCCTCTTACTTAAAGGTCAGTCCAACGGACATATTTTTGCTAATTGTAATACTAGGACATATCTATGATATATCAATACTAAAGGAAATTCAATCATGCTTTCTCTACAGATGTAAGATTGTGAACAAATATCGAATTTTATCTTCATTCAGCAAAAAACCTGTTGAATAAGGAGGAATACAGTTCAATCCTTCCCCATTGCATGACCTATATCCTGTTGGCCCCGAGCTCGATAAAAATCCGGACACAATTACGCCGAGGCATAATTGATTATTGGGACCACTTTTCCATGAATCTTGGCAACACCTGACGAAGCTGATCTTCAATGATTGTTTGCCTTAGCTGTGGGTCCATGCTTTCAAGCGGTATCGATGGTAACCAGATTACTTCGCCCCCGATTTTAATGCTTGTCCATGCAGCATCTGTTGTCAAGAAAAATACATGTTTAAAAGATGCTGTTGAAATGTCCTGTGACAGCAGTTCCGCCATCACTTGCAAGTCCATCGACTGTGTGTATGCGAATGGCGGCATCAACATCATACGGCCCTTAAACTGTGTTTCAATAAACGTTGTAAGATGCATGAGAAACTCTGAAGATGACGTACTATTTTTCATAGCCCCAAGCTCTGTGTCTACTTTGAGTAGTGGAACGATGAGCGTGTCAATATACTCTTTTTGTTGCAAATATGTATCCATATCTTTTGCGGTCCAGTTCATCTATTTTCGGCAAGGATACTCCCACTTCTATAAGTGGGGGAGGAATTGCCGTTCGCTCTTGGAACGAAAACAGTCTCCCCTTGCCTAGCTCCCTTCTCGTATATGATTAATTATAGCCTTTCCACTAAAAGGATTGTATACTTATTCCAATGAAAAGGGGGTGAAACTAAATGTCAACTATCACTGCGAAAATCCAAATCTATGTTCCAAAATCAAACACAGGAAGCCTTGAACTTACCATGAAAGCTTATTGTAGAGCGTGTAACTGGTTAAGCGAGAAAGTCTTTCGGACGAAAGAACTTAATCAGGTAAAACTGAACACTCTTTACTATAAGGAGATTCGTCAATTATTCGGACTCAAAAGCCAAATGGCACAATCAACGATGAAAACCGTAATTGCACGATATAAATCGGCAAAATCAAATGGACATGATTGGGCTCAAGTGAATTTCAAACTGCCCGAGTATGACCTTGTGTGGAATCGTGATTACTCTCTTAATGAGAATCTTTTCTCTGTCAATACAGTAGACGGAAGATTAAAGCTCAAGTTTGAAAAGAAAGCTATGAAACGATACTTCGATGGTACTTGGAAATTCGGCACAGCTAAGCTCGTGCATAAATTTAACAAGTGGTTCCTGCATATTCCGATGACAAAGGATTACGCTGAATTGAATTTAGCGGACATTAACCATATTGTTGGCGTTGACCTCGGCATTAACTTCTTAGCAACTACTTATGACAGTCACGGTAAAACGACTTTCTTTAGTGGCAAGGAAGTTAAACATAAACGAGTGCAATATAAAGCATTGCGTAAACAACTGCAACAAAAACAAACATCTTCAGCACGCGCGAGTATTAAATCAACAGGTTCAAGAGAAAACCGTTATGTGACTGATGTAAATCATCAGGTGACAAAGGCACTCGTTGAACGCTACCCAAAAGGGACTTGCTTCATTCTCGAAGACCTAACAGGTGTGCGCAATGCCACTGAAAAAGTGCGAATTAAGAATAGATATGTGCAAGTTTCGTGGGCGTTCTTTCAGTTCCGTCAGATGTTAGAATACAAAGCCCAGCTAAACGGACAACGAGTAATTGTCGTAGACCCAAAATACACCTCTCAGACATGCCCTAAATGCGGGCATCGGGAGAAAGATAATCGAAACAAGAAAATACACACCTTCTGTTGCAAAAACTGCCATTACACATCAAATGATGATCGTATTGGCGCCATGAACCTACACCGAAAAGGTATTGAAACGATCAGTGTCGGTACTACATCAGCATGACTGTTGTGGTAAGGGCGAAGTCAACCGTCCTGCGAATTGTAAGATTCGGATATTCCCTCAAGTTAAGGTAGGAGTACTAAGTACGTTCGCACTACCGGAGAGGAATAAGTGTAGACAACATCAACGAGGGTTGATGTTGGGGCTTACATTGGCCTGCACAAGCCCCCACTTCAAGCGTTAAGAACCGTTAGGTTTAGCTAAGTGGGGGTAGTTGACTACCACAATACCTCCCAATCAGTAAAGGACTCCATTAAGGAAGGATGGTACTTAATCCTTCCAAAAGGAGTCGTCAATCTTTTGATACCTTCATGTCATTCAACATGGCCGATAGTACTAAAAATCTTTCCTTATCATTAGCATCTAGAGCTTCATCGACCCTTTTCATCAAAGCATCCACGGTTGCAGAAGCTACGCTCTCTTCAAGTAATTGCTGCGCAATTTTCCGATCACTTTCACTCACTTGCAAATACGTAGGTAGAAAAGGATTCTCTTCACGGACACTTGCATAGTGCGGGCAAGCGTGGCTGTTCGGAAAATTAAGTTGGATATACATCTTATCGTCTGGATGCAGTCTCAGATCATGAAAAGATTTCTCGGCATCGGCAGTCATCAAATTCCCTTTGTAAAAACGGAATGGAATGCTCTCCGACCCTGTTGTTGACATCACCATCGCCCGAGGACAATAATGTGCTTCATCTGTAAAGTGGACGTTATGCAGAAGGTGTTCATGGCTAAGAAGGTAATTCAAAATCCACACACATTCACGGCGCTTCAATTTGTACTGCTTTAAGAACCATCGTACAAAATCCTTTTTAGCAGCAACAGGAATCATGGCCGTCATGTCACACCTCCTCGTCATTTTGTGCTTCCAGATAGGCTCTCCAATACTCATTTTCAGGAATAAGTTTGACCAATTCCTTCACAATCACAAGGGATTCTTCACGCTTCCCTTCTTCTACTAGAAACTTAGCGAAGCTTTCCAAAAACTCATGATCATCTTTCATTCCAACATATGCCTTACCATAGGATACGTATGCATCGTCATATTGTTCCTCACGCTCATAGGCATAGGCTAGAAATGCATTCAGTAAAGGAATACCATCCCACTCTTCTTTCGTATCTGAAAGGAGCTCAAACAATTTAGTGTCCTCTTCCCTTTCATTATGCAGCGAGGCTAATGTGATTAGTGCTTCCATGTATTCAGGATCGAGGGCTAACGCTTCGTGTAAGTGCATTTCAGCCTCTTCAGGTAAGCCTAACTTTAAAGCTGATTTCCCTGCTGCTAACTGCAGTTCTTTATCAAACTCATCTCTCCGAATCCCATTCTTAAACATGTCATACGCTTTACGGTCATCCCCCATCACTGACAGGGACTGTCCTGCTAACATATAGGCCGAAAAATAATCTGGATCCATGTCAATCAAGTTAGTAAGATGAGTCACAGCTCTTTCCGCATTACCGATTTGGAAATAAGCAAATGCTGTCCCGAAAAGTGTATCCGGGATGACATGATCTTCTAGCATCTCTTCATAATAAGGAATCGCTTCCTCATAAGCTGCCCCCGCACTATACGTTTCAGCGAGCCTAGACACAATACTAATACCGCCTATTTCGTCCGTTTCCTCATGCAAATCGAGGTATAAACGTACGGCCTCTCCGTACTTACCGGAATCGAGAAGCAGCTCTGCATACGCAAATCGGATAACCGGCTCATAAGGAACAAGCGCATGCGCTTCCTTAATCTTGGAAAGGGCTGCTTCTGCCATACCAGACATCTGATAATAATCGGCTAATGCGAGGAGTGCTTGCACATACTCCTCATCATCCGGGCCTATCTCTGTCAAAAGGAGAAGTGCTTCATCCTCCTCACCAAGTTCAAGCAACGTACCCGCCCGATCGATTTTAAGCTGCGCTTCGTCTGGTAAATGAATGAGCAATGTTTCATAAATACGATCGGCTTCGCTCATGAATCCATATTCCGCGAGTAACCCAGCCACCTCATATAGCATATCGAAATCGGTTGACTCGTTTAACTGATCGATGAGACGACCAAGTGCCTCCACATCGCCTTCTTGAATATGTCTCTCAACTTGCTGTAACTGTCCCATATTTTCACCTATTCCTTCACAATGTATACATTCATCTATTATCCTTGAATATCTACGGGAAAGGCAAGTTTTTCGAGATCATTGAAAAAAGTCGGATAGGAAATATTGATGCATGAAGGATCTTCAATACTAATTGGGCCCGATGCTACTAGTGCCGCAATTCCTGCCATCATGCCGATACGGTGATCACCATAAGAGGACAGTACGCCACCTGACAGCGCGGTCGGTCCATGAATAATCATGCCGTCTTCCGTCTCTTCGATTTGCGCACCTAACTTCTTCAGCTCCGTTGTGACTGCCGTAATTCTGTCGGTCTCCTTGACACGCAATTCGGCCGCATCCCTAATAACAGTCACACCTTGGGCTTGTGTGGCCAACAAAGCGATGATCGGCAATTCGTCAATCAGTCTTGGGATAAGCTCACCGCTAATTTCCGTAGCATGTAAGCCATTGTGCGAAATAGTAACCGTACCATACGGTTCACCAAGTCCATCCGACTGTTCAAGGATATCAATCTTGGCACCCATCGCCTCTAATACATCCAGTATGCCCGTCCTTGTTGGATTGAGACCCACATCCTTAAACGTCACAGAACTACCTTCGACCATTGCTGCCGCAGTCATGAAAAACGCCGCAGATGAAATATCACCTGGCACGCGGACAGCCGTGCCACTTAGGACACTGCCACCTTTAACTGATACCTTGTTACCTTCCTTACGAATCGCTACCCCAAATTGCTCAAGCATCCGTTCTGTATGATCACGTGACACTGTTTGCTCACTAACAGATGTCTCGCCATCAGCCGCTAATCCTGCAAAGAGAATTGACGATTTTATTTGCGCACTTGCGATAGGCATTTCGTAATCAATGGCAGTCAATGCGCCACCCTTAATTGTCAATGGCAACAGGTTACTGCTATCAGATTCGCCCTCAATTGATGCTCCCATCGACCTCAATGGTAATGCTACTCTATTCATCGGGCGTTTCGATAAGTATTCATCCCCCGTTAATACCGAAGTCACTCGCGAAGCTGCTAGTATACCAAGTATCAGACGTGCCGTCGTCCCGGAATTCCCCGCATACAGATTGTCAGCAGGTTGCTGCCATCCGTCCATCCCAGGGCTGTCCACCGTTACATCTGTACCATTTCTTTCAATGGATACACCCAGCTGTCTAAAAATCTCAATGGTCCGCAGGCAATCCTCACCATCAAGGAAGCCTGAAATGGACGTTGTTCCTTTAGCAATAGAACCAAGCATAACAGCACGATGCGAAATCGACTTATCACCGGGTACTGTAATTTCACCATTCAATACTGGTTTTTCAAACGCTACTTTTTTTATCTCCACCAAAAAATCCCCCTTAAACAATTTGCATGCTGTAATCCATTGCTTTCGAAAGTGCGGATTTTGCACGCTCACGGTCCTCTGCACTTTGGAAGCTAATAACGAGAATACCAAAAACATCCGTACGTGTTTCAACAATGCGGATGTTCGTCAAGCTAATTCGTTCATCGGCTAATATCTTTGTGATTTCCGAAATAATACCTGGATGGTCAGGAATATCGATATGTAAATCGAACGTTGTATAAAACGCGCCTTGCGATGTAATCGGCAAATCATCCCTGTATTTCTTTGCTTTCGCAAAATAATCATAGATTTCAGTTGGATCATTTGATGTGAGCATATCCCGAACATGGCCCATTTCTTCAAGCCAGCCATCCAGTTGCTTTAATA comes from Sporosarcina sp. FSL K6-3457 and encodes:
- a CDS encoding DUF1405 domain-containing protein is translated as MSLLQRVWLILSHKSFLWILLFINLLGTVYGYDWYMWQLEITEPKFWIFVPDSPTASLFFTLAIIGWLIGRNFKLMEALALITLVKYGLWAVVMNILTLIETGELSPVGWMLVGSHFAMAVQAVLYSSLYRFGFVHIAIAAVWTLHNDVIDYVFGQMPIYGDLMKYMNQIGYFTFWLSIACILLACWVWRRRVATTTILPK
- a CDS encoding menaquinol-cytochrome c reductase cytochrome b/c subunit, which translates into the protein MQRGKGMKFVGDSRIKATNKMPNVPKDYSEYPGKTEAFWPNFLLKEWMIGAVFLIGYLILTVAHPSPLERQADPTDTMYMPVPDWYFLSMYQLLKYEFASGPYNIIGALVMPGLAFGALMLVPFMDTSKERRPFKRPLPTAFMLLSFAAMFYLTWESVVNHDWEQQKIQGAIREEVVFDTESEGYQIYAGASCVSCHGNSFEGGLGKPLVNTGLTADQIVTIVHDGQGDMAPGLFDGTDEELQVLAEFIEGLKSE
- the qcrB gene encoding menaquinol-cytochrome c reductase cytochrome b subunit yields the protein MLNKIYDWVDERLDITPIWRDIADHEVPEHVNPAHHFSAFIYCFGGLTFFVTVIQILSGMFLTMYYTPDIENAWKSVYYLQNEVAFGEIVRGMHHWGASLVIVMMFLHTLRVFFTGSYKKPRELNWVVGVLIFMVMLGLGFTGYLLPWDMKAVFATKVGIEIAASVPFIGESIKILLAGDSTILGAQTLTRFFAIHVFFLPAALLGLLAAHFIMIRRQGISGPL
- a CDS encoding QcrA and Rieske domain-containing protein, translated to MMSNKVSRRQFMSYTLMGTGGFMASAMLMPMIRFAIDPVLQESSGGDFIPTSQKVADLTDMPVRVDFTIKDRKDGWYKSDVSNTAWVYKEGDKVVALSPVCKHLGCTVNWAGDEKHPDLFFCPCHAGRYTKDGKNVPGTPPTGPLDEYEVNVVDGFVYLGVTKPNTLV
- a CDS encoding DUF2487 family protein, producing the protein MDTYLQQKEYIDTLIVPLLKVDTELGAMKNSTSSSEFLMHLTTFIETQFKGRMMLMPPFAYTQSMDLQVMAELLSQDISTASFKHVFFLTTDAAWTSIKIGGEVIWLPSIPLESMDPQLRQTIIEDQLRQVLPRFMEKWSQ
- a CDS encoding transposase, producing MSTITAKIQIYVPKSNTGSLELTMKAYCRACNWLSEKVFRTKELNQVKLNTLYYKEIRQLFGLKSQMAQSTMKTVIARYKSAKSNGHDWAQVNFKLPEYDLVWNRDYSLNENLFSVNTVDGRLKLKFEKKAMKRYFDGTWKFGTAKLVHKFNKWFLHIPMTKDYAELNLADINHIVGVDLGINFLATTYDSHGKTTFFSGKEVKHKRVQYKALRKQLQQKQTSSARASIKSTGSRENRYVTDVNHQVTKALVERYPKGTCFILEDLTGVRNATEKVRIKNRYVQVSWAFFQFRQMLEYKAQLNGQRVIVVDPKYTSQTCPKCGHREKDNRNKKIHTFCCKNCHYTSNDDRIGAMNLHRKGIETISVGTTSA
- a CDS encoding ReoY family proteolytic degradation factor, with the translated sequence MTAMIPVAAKKDFVRWFLKQYKLKRRECVWILNYLLSHEHLLHNVHFTDEAHYCPRAMVMSTTGSESIPFRFYKGNLMTADAEKSFHDLRLHPDDKMYIQLNFPNSHACPHYASVREENPFLPTYLQVSESDRKIAQQLLEESVASATVDALMKRVDEALDANDKERFLVLSAMLNDMKVSKD
- a CDS encoding tetratricopeptide repeat protein → MGQLQQVERHIQEGDVEALGRLIDQLNESTDFDMLYEVAGLLAEYGFMSEADRIYETLLIHLPDEAQLKIDRAGTLLELGEEDEALLLLTEIGPDDEEYVQALLALADYYQMSGMAEAALSKIKEAHALVPYEPVIRFAYAELLLDSGKYGEAVRLYLDLHEETDEIGGISIVSRLAETYSAGAAYEEAIPYYEEMLEDHVIPDTLFGTAFAYFQIGNAERAVTHLTNLIDMDPDYFSAYMLAGQSLSVMGDDRKAYDMFKNGIRRDEFDKELQLAAGKSALKLGLPEEAEMHLHEALALDPEYMEALITLASLHNEREEDTKLFELLSDTKEEWDGIPLLNAFLAYAYEREEQYDDAYVSYGKAYVGMKDDHEFLESFAKFLVEEGKREESLVIVKELVKLIPENEYWRAYLEAQNDEEV
- the aroA gene encoding 3-phosphoshikimate 1-carboxyvinyltransferase — translated: MEIKKVAFEKPVLNGEITVPGDKSISHRAVMLGSIAKGTTSISGFLDGEDCLRTIEIFRQLGVSIERNGTDVTVDSPGMDGWQQPADNLYAGNSGTTARLILGILAASRVTSVLTGDEYLSKRPMNRVALPLRSMGASIEGESDSSNLLPLTIKGGALTAIDYEMPIASAQIKSSILFAGLAADGETSVSEQTVSRDHTERMLEQFGVAIRKEGNKVSVKGGSVLSGTAVRVPGDISSAAFFMTAAAMVEGSSVTFKDVGLNPTRTGILDVLEAMGAKIDILEQSDGLGEPYGTVTISHNGLHATEISGELIPRLIDELPIIALLATQAQGVTVIRDAAELRVKETDRITAVTTELKKLGAQIEETEDGMIIHGPTALSGGVLSSYGDHRIGMMAGIAALVASGPISIEDPSCINISYPTFFNDLEKLAFPVDIQG